From the genome of Sphingobacterium kitahiroshimense, one region includes:
- a CDS encoding alpha/beta fold hydrolase, which produces MTNVINTGSNAIEFPEPKMISVNGVVLEVFEAGQQNSEKPIVLCHGFPEHAFSWRYQIPALVAAGYHVIVPNQRGYGNSSSPTEVTDYDIEHLTGDLIALLDHYGYKDATFVGHDWGSNVVWNLALLHPDRVNKIINLALPYQDRGEKPWIELMEAIFGADFYFVHFNRQPGVADAIMNENTAQFLRNIFRKNSAPTPPEPGVLMINLARAEKPLGEPLMSDNELAVFVSAFESSGFTGGINWYRNMDRNWHFMADVTPIIHQPTLMIYGDLDTIPKSENLKNIVPNLDVVSLDCGHWIQQEKPEEATQAILKWLEQQNA; this is translated from the coding sequence ATGACAAACGTAATCAATACTGGATCTAATGCAATCGAATTTCCAGAACCTAAAATGATCTCTGTTAATGGAGTAGTTCTGGAAGTATTTGAAGCAGGTCAGCAAAATTCTGAGAAACCTATCGTTCTCTGCCACGGGTTTCCAGAGCATGCATTTTCATGGCGTTATCAAATACCGGCTCTTGTCGCGGCTGGCTACCATGTAATTGTCCCAAATCAACGTGGCTATGGTAATTCTTCAAGTCCGACTGAAGTGACGGATTATGATATTGAACATTTGACTGGTGACCTTATTGCCCTGCTCGACCATTATGGATATAAGGATGCTACATTTGTGGGTCATGACTGGGGGTCAAATGTGGTTTGGAATCTAGCACTATTGCATCCTGATCGGGTAAATAAAATCATCAACTTGGCTTTGCCTTATCAAGATCGTGGTGAAAAGCCATGGATTGAGTTGATGGAAGCAATATTTGGAGCAGACTTCTATTTTGTTCATTTCAACAGACAACCTGGGGTAGCAGATGCGATTATGAATGAAAACACTGCTCAGTTCCTTCGTAATATATTCCGCAAAAACTCAGCTCCCACACCTCCTGAACCAGGAGTGCTGATGATTAATCTTGCAAGGGCGGAAAAACCGCTTGGCGAACCCTTGATGAGCGACAATGAACTCGCAGTGTTCGTTTCCGCCTTTGAATCATCAGGATTTACAGGGGGTATAAATTGGTATAGAAACATGGATAGAAACTGGCACTTCATGGCGGACGTAACGCCAATCATTCATCAGCCGACTCTTATGATATATGGTGATCTGGACACGATTCCAAAGTCTGAAAACCTAAAAAATATTGTTCCTAATCTGGATGTTGTCAGTCTGGATTGTGGTCATTGGATTCAACAAGAAAAGCCAGAGGAAGCTACACAAGCCATTTTAAAATGGTTAGAACAACAAAATGCTTAA
- a CDS encoding nuclear transport factor 2 family protein, which translates to MNTLAKTFVAAALIAVSTFTMAAGKPVGDNSKKTVVNLSTADLAIDHYVAVMTEGQSAGVEQLFTSDFSQKVHASEDKTNSRSEVISFLKKQKGEQLNCKTSTTIVEQSSDYMVAKVIQQFEGFTKTDLITLINDGGNWKVSQSINSYK; encoded by the coding sequence ATGAACACTTTAGCAAAAACATTCGTAGCAGCAGCCTTGATCGCAGTATCAACATTCACTATGGCAGCAGGCAAACCAGTAGGAGATAATTCTAAAAAAACAGTAGTCAATCTATCTACAGCAGATTTAGCAATTGATCACTACGTAGCAGTTATGACCGAAGGGCAGTCGGCAGGAGTAGAGCAATTGTTTACATCTGACTTCAGTCAAAAAGTACATGCGTCAGAAGATAAGACCAACAGCCGTTCAGAAGTAATTTCATTTTTGAAAAAGCAAAAAGGCGAGCAGTTGAATTGTAAAACAAGCACCACAATCGTTGAGCAATCAAGTGACTATATGGTAGCAAAAGTAATTCAACAATTTGAAGGTTTTACCAAGACCGATTTAATCACCTTGATCAATGATGGTGGCAATTGGAAAGTATCTCAATCCATCAACTCGTATAAGTAA
- a CDS encoding tetratricopeptide repeat protein — MKYTITCILLLITTLIFGQQITYSNWKKEAKTEIRLLPKYGNAVKTKEQKTIDQELIKSYLEKAGTNRKASELLIKLGFDYLYKQDLKTAMYRFNQAWLLDPTNADVFWGFGAIYFSFEDFESAMQQYDEGLKLNANSSNILTDKATVYMTRFMENHGDKDFNLAINNFKKSYSIDPKNQNTLFKMSVCYFVKNDCENAWKYYNECIKLGGKPITKEYTEALTQGCKK, encoded by the coding sequence ATGAAATACACCATAACATGCATTCTTCTACTTATTACGACTCTCATATTTGGACAACAAATAACGTATTCAAATTGGAAAAAAGAAGCAAAAACTGAAATACGTCTTCTACCTAAATATGGAAATGCTGTCAAGACTAAAGAGCAAAAAACAATTGATCAGGAACTTATAAAGTCGTATTTAGAAAAAGCTGGAACGAATCGTAAAGCTTCTGAACTTTTGATTAAACTGGGCTTTGATTATTTATATAAGCAGGACTTAAAAACAGCCATGTATAGGTTTAATCAGGCCTGGCTTCTCGACCCGACAAATGCAGATGTGTTTTGGGGATTCGGTGCTATTTATTTTTCATTCGAGGATTTTGAAAGTGCAATGCAGCAGTACGACGAAGGTTTGAAATTAAATGCTAACAGTTCCAACATTCTAACCGATAAGGCAACTGTTTATATGACAAGGTTTATGGAAAATCATGGAGATAAAGATTTCAATCTGGCTATAAATAACTTTAAAAAATCTTATTCTATTGATCCCAAAAACCAAAATACCCTTTTTAAAATGTCTGTATGCTACTTTGTAAAAAATGACTGTGAGAATGCTTGGAAGTATTACAATGAATGTATAAAACTTGGCGGTAAACCAATAACAAAGGAATATACAGAGGCTTTAACACAAGGTTGTAAGAAATAA
- a CDS encoding sodium:solute symporter family protein encodes MIDTVVIIVFSVFIMLVGISFSRTGRNLKSFFAGGEAVPWFIGGMSLFMSFFSAGTFVAWGSIAYSHGWVAITIQWTMCIGGLITGLYLAPKWKATGNLTAAEFIKERLGNAVQKCYIYVFMLVSVFIKGSVLYSVAKLVSESLGYPLIPVTIVLGILMIAYTAIGGLWAVMVTDILQFVVLTAAILIVIPLVFQEVGGVQSFLDQVPEDFFNVVSGEYTWGFILAFALYHIFYIGGNWTFVQRYTSVDTPRSASKVAYLFAALYIVSPMLWMIPPMVYKVINPNLIGLATEGAYIMVCKQVLPAGLLGLMLTGMYFSTSASANTALNVVSAVFTNDIYKGSVNPQASEKKLMFIARASSWFFGLFMIIVALIVPLIGGIVEFTLSIGAITGGPLLAPPIWALFSKRLTGKATIYITGISLSVNLLFKIVFPLLMDYKLSRANEMLLGVALPFLLLICVEIFAKSRGLISPEYINLQKVKAKRKEAVKQIDEEEEIALQNQNIFGLKMIAFSLSFIAVLLYVLCFFFADRSPLVGGIATVILITALIPWRAAKKVSPIK; translated from the coding sequence ATGATAGATACAGTAGTCATAATAGTTTTTTCGGTCTTCATTATGCTCGTCGGAATTAGTTTTTCACGAACAGGAAGAAATTTAAAATCTTTTTTTGCAGGTGGAGAAGCTGTTCCTTGGTTTATTGGCGGGATGTCACTGTTCATGAGTTTCTTCTCAGCTGGTACATTCGTAGCTTGGGGATCCATCGCCTATAGTCACGGTTGGGTAGCCATTACGATCCAATGGACAATGTGTATAGGGGGGCTCATTACAGGACTATATTTGGCTCCTAAATGGAAGGCCACAGGCAACCTTACTGCTGCCGAATTTATTAAGGAGCGCTTGGGTAACGCTGTTCAGAAGTGTTATATCTATGTATTTATGCTGGTATCGGTTTTTATCAAAGGATCGGTACTCTATTCAGTGGCCAAACTTGTTTCGGAGTCGTTGGGATATCCTTTGATCCCAGTAACCATCGTATTGGGAATTTTGATGATCGCCTACACGGCTATTGGGGGGCTGTGGGCAGTGATGGTGACAGATATACTGCAGTTTGTCGTATTGACGGCAGCGATATTGATTGTAATTCCTTTGGTGTTCCAGGAGGTTGGTGGCGTACAGTCATTTTTGGATCAAGTGCCCGAAGACTTTTTTAATGTGGTGAGTGGTGAATATACCTGGGGATTTATATTGGCATTTGCGTTGTATCATATTTTTTATATCGGCGGAAACTGGACATTCGTGCAGCGGTATACCAGTGTGGATACACCTCGGTCCGCATCGAAGGTCGCTTATTTATTTGCCGCATTGTACATTGTCAGTCCCATGTTATGGATGATTCCGCCCATGGTCTATAAAGTCATTAATCCAAATCTTATAGGTCTAGCTACGGAGGGTGCTTATATAATGGTTTGTAAGCAGGTTCTTCCCGCTGGATTATTAGGATTGATGCTGACAGGAATGTACTTTTCTACATCGGCTTCAGCAAATACGGCATTGAATGTTGTATCTGCTGTATTTACCAATGATATTTATAAAGGATCGGTAAATCCGCAGGCATCAGAAAAGAAACTGATGTTTATAGCTCGGGCATCTTCTTGGTTTTTTGGACTTTTTATGATTATTGTTGCGCTTATAGTGCCACTAATTGGGGGGATAGTCGAGTTTACCCTGAGCATAGGAGCGATTACAGGTGGACCGTTGCTAGCACCACCCATATGGGCACTGTTTTCAAAGCGGCTAACAGGAAAAGCGACCATATACATCACTGGAATAAGCCTATCTGTAAATTTGCTATTTAAAATTGTCTTTCCGTTGTTGATGGATTATAAACTCAGTAGGGCCAATGAGATGTTACTCGGTGTTGCGCTTCCATTTCTCTTGTTGATTTGCGTTGAAATATTTGCGAAATCGAGAGGGTTAATAAGTCCAGAGTATATCAATCTTCAAAAGGTGAAAGCAAAGCGAAAGGAAGCTGTAAAACAAATAGATGAAGAAGAGGAGATTGCATTACAGAATCAGAATATATTCGGGTTGAAGATGATCGCATTTTCACTTAGCTTTATAGCAGTTCTTCTGTACGTATTGTGTTTTTTCTTTGCAGATCGTTCGCCATTGGTAGGAGGAATTGCGACGGTGATATTGATAACCGCACTCATCCCGTGGAGAGCGGCTAAAAAAGTATCACCTATTAAGTAA
- a CDS encoding DUF3885 domain-containing protein: MSTILKEYKQFLRTNFKELRLRTPLFYRWDFGLRFDLQTEETATNEYFQEVTKRASTIFHSVFDSSDKVFLVYMDYKYKRQKIRLLNFTFKQIENLQQTEISYIKEKRLYEPSDKFDVRNIAVVKLTADRIHHQNIITAIGNTDVPPRKPRLDNNSILTNKEVYFINIDKKLIFHMYDDRGLDLIAADKESLRSIYEKYNDWILDNDREKIQKQFE; this comes from the coding sequence GTGTCAACAATATTAAAAGAATATAAGCAATTTTTAAGAACCAATTTCAAAGAGCTTAGGCTTAGAACACCTTTGTTCTATAGGTGGGATTTCGGACTTCGCTTTGACCTACAAACTGAGGAAACCGCTACAAACGAATACTTTCAGGAGGTAACAAAACGTGCTTCAACAATTTTTCATTCTGTATTTGACAGTTCTGATAAAGTGTTTTTAGTTTATATGGACTATAAATATAAACGGCAGAAAATAAGATTATTAAACTTTACATTTAAGCAAATCGAGAATCTGCAGCAGACTGAGATTAGTTATATAAAAGAGAAACGGCTCTATGAACCAAGTGACAAATTTGACGTAAGAAACATAGCTGTTGTTAAACTGACTGCCGACCGAATACATCATCAAAATATAATAACAGCAATTGGAAACACCGATGTTCCTCCAAGAAAACCAAGACTAGACAACAACTCAATTCTCACAAACAAAGAGGTTTATTTTATCAACATTGACAAAAAACTAATCTTTCATATGTATGACGACAGAGGTCTTGATCTTATTGCTGCCGATAAAGAATCATTAAGGTCTATCTATGAAAAATATAATGACTGGATTCTTGATAATGACAGAGAAAAGATTCAGAAACAGTTTGAATAA
- a CDS encoding glycoside hydrolase family 43 protein translates to MKIMTSIPYRLITIISLFFILSLYCNANDNKSVKIIENELPIADPYVLFHNGKYYAYGSRINGFEVYISDDLKHWKRHKNLALSPQDSWGTRWFWAPEVYYVTAHKKFYMFYSVDEHICVASSSSPEGPFIQEEKKPIIPNEKGIDTSLFIDEDGTPYLFYVRFTDGNVIWMAEMNNDLQSIKAETLTKCISTSEPWEKKQATVVEGPSILKRGNTYYLIYSANHFESQDYAVGYATASSPKGPWKKYSGNPILRRDHPSASGLLGTGHGAPFISADGGYKYIYHAHASSTSVAPRTSYINDLAISSDGVLSIVGEPIRPLIVK, encoded by the coding sequence ATGAAAATTATGACAAGCATTCCTTATCGTTTAATAACGATTATAAGTTTATTTTTTATACTGTCTTTATATTGTAATGCAAATGATAATAAGTCTGTTAAAATTATCGAAAACGAGCTACCTATTGCAGACCCTTACGTATTATTCCATAATGGCAAATACTATGCATATGGCAGCCGCATAAATGGTTTTGAAGTTTATATTTCCGATGATCTAAAGCATTGGAAGCGTCATAAAAATTTAGCACTTTCCCCTCAAGACTCTTGGGGAACCCGATGGTTCTGGGCACCAGAAGTATATTATGTAACCGCTCACAAAAAGTTTTACATGTTCTATTCTGTTGATGAACATATTTGTGTTGCTTCTTCCTCAAGCCCAGAAGGGCCTTTTATTCAAGAAGAAAAAAAACCTATTATTCCAAATGAAAAAGGAATTGACACTTCTCTTTTTATCGACGAGGACGGAACGCCATATTTATTTTATGTCCGATTTACGGATGGAAATGTCATTTGGATGGCCGAGATGAATAATGATTTACAGAGTATAAAAGCAGAAACGCTCACAAAATGCATAAGTACAAGTGAACCATGGGAGAAGAAACAAGCTACAGTCGTAGAAGGGCCGTCAATCTTAAAACGAGGCAACACGTACTATCTAATTTACTCTGCCAATCATTTTGAAAGCCAGGATTACGCCGTAGGCTATGCAACAGCCAGTTCACCCAAAGGTCCTTGGAAGAAATATAGTGGCAACCCCATCCTAAGGAGAGATCATCCCTCAGCATCGGGATTGCTCGGTACAGGTCATGGAGCTCCATTTATAAGTGCTGATGGCGGATATAAATATATATACCATGCTCATGCCAGCTCCACAAGTGTCGCTCCAAGGACATCATACATTAATGATTTAGCAATTTCATCTGATGGCGTATTAAGCATTGTTGGAGAACCTATTAGACCGCTAATTGTTAAATAA
- a CDS encoding nuclear transport factor 2 family protein, with amino-acid sequence MKTLTKTFAAVALIAVSTFTMAAGKPEVSNPKKAVVNLSTADLAIDHYVAVMTEGQSAGVEQLFTSDFKQKVHTTTDKTNSRSEVISFLKKQKGEQLNCKTSTTIVEQSSDYMIAKVIQKFEGFTKTDLITLVNDGGNWKVSQSINTYK; translated from the coding sequence ATGAAAACTTTAACAAAAACATTCGCAGCAGTAGCCTTGATCGCAGTATCAACATTTACAATGGCAGCAGGCAAACCAGAGGTATCAAACCCTAAAAAAGCAGTGGTCAATCTATCCACAGCAGATCTAGCCATTGACCATTACGTAGCGGTTATGACCGAAGGACAGTCGGCAGGAGTAGAGCAGTTGTTTACTTCAGATTTTAAACAGAAAGTACATACCACAACAGATAAAACCAACAGCCGTTCAGAAGTTATTTCATTCCTGAAAAAGCAAAAAGGCGAGCAGTTGAACTGCAAAACAAGTACCACTATCGTTGAACAGTCTAGTGACTATATGATCGCAAAAGTGATCCAAAAATTTGAAGGGTTTACTAAAACCGATTTAATTACGTTGGTCAATGATGGTGGCAACTGGAAAGTATCGCAATCCATCAATACGTATAAGTAA
- a CDS encoding anaerobic C4-dicarboxylate transporter family protein produces MIFWQLGILLIMILIGSQMKGIGLGIMGMIGLLIFVLVFKMTPADPPVAVLLIILAIVTTAATLQAAGGLDYLVSIAERIIRKNPSQITFIAPFVTYFLCLFAGTAHIVYSLLPIIAEVSAKRRIRPERPLSVSVIASHLAITGSPMSAASASLAGMLAYSSASIDIMKVCIPAALCGILASVLAVRKKGVELDKDPIFLEKMKDPEFAHSMDPSRIGNVNHQYVPAPGAKIAVAIFGLAILLVIFFGAFPAFVPYVGGGPSFSVSENGTINLTSLIILITLSASGCIMLVTKTPAAKVAKMTLFTSMASAVVSVLGVVWMSATFMLANEEIIEHTFKDVVMEHPWTFAIALFFMGALTFSQAATTRAIMPMGLALGISSPHLLAMFPAVNGDFFLPGYPTLVAAIDFDRTGSTKIGKFVVNHSFMLPGLVAIAVTIFVGFILSGFLL; encoded by the coding sequence ATGATATTCTGGCAACTCGGGATCCTATTGATCATGATCTTGATCGGATCCCAAATGAAAGGGATCGGTCTTGGAATAATGGGAATGATTGGTTTGCTGATCTTCGTGCTGGTGTTTAAAATGACACCCGCAGACCCACCTGTTGCGGTGTTATTAATTATTCTGGCCATTGTGACTACAGCAGCGACCCTGCAGGCGGCAGGTGGATTAGATTATCTTGTGAGTATTGCCGAACGTATAATCCGTAAAAACCCAAGCCAGATTACTTTTATCGCCCCTTTTGTTACTTATTTCCTATGTCTATTCGCAGGGACAGCCCACATCGTCTATTCCCTTTTGCCCATCATTGCTGAAGTCTCCGCCAAAAGGCGGATACGCCCTGAAAGACCACTTTCAGTATCCGTGATAGCCTCACATCTGGCCATCACAGGAAGTCCAATGAGCGCAGCTAGTGCTTCTCTTGCAGGTATGTTGGCATATTCTTCAGCATCCATCGATATTATGAAAGTATGTATTCCAGCTGCGCTGTGTGGTATACTGGCAAGTGTGCTGGCTGTGCGCAAAAAAGGAGTTGAGCTCGACAAAGACCCGATATTTTTAGAGAAGATGAAGGACCCCGAATTTGCGCACTCAATGGATCCCAGTCGCATCGGGAACGTAAATCATCAGTATGTCCCTGCGCCAGGGGCCAAAATTGCGGTAGCAATATTTGGATTGGCGATTCTTCTGGTTATTTTCTTTGGTGCATTTCCAGCCTTTGTTCCTTATGTAGGTGGAGGACCTAGCTTTAGTGTGAGTGAAAATGGAACTATCAATCTCACAAGCTTAATTATTCTGATTACCTTATCTGCTTCTGGATGCATCATGTTGGTTACGAAGACTCCGGCTGCTAAGGTGGCAAAGATGACGCTCTTTACTTCGATGGCTTCAGCTGTCGTATCCGTATTGGGGGTAGTGTGGATGAGTGCCACTTTTATGTTGGCCAATGAAGAGATAATCGAACATACTTTCAAAGATGTTGTGATGGAGCACCCTTGGACATTTGCAATTGCGTTGTTCTTCATGGGAGCACTTACTTTTAGTCAAGCAGCCACCACTCGGGCTATTATGCCTATGGGGCTAGCTCTTGGTATCTCGAGTCCACATTTATTGGCAATGTTTCCCGCAGTAAATGGAGACTTCTTTCTTCCAGGTTATCCCACGCTCGTAGCAGCCATTGACTTTGATCGAACAGGAAGTACCAAAATTGGGAAATTTGTAGTCAATCACAGTTTTATGTTACCTGGGTTGGTGGCGATTGCCGTAACAATCTTTGTTGGTTTTATTTTAAGTGGTTTTTTACTTTAA
- a CDS encoding nuclear transport factor 2 family protein yields the protein MLKPKKAVISLSTADLAIVHYVAVMTEGQSAGVEQLFTSDFKQKVQAAEDKTNSRSEVISFLKKQKGEQLNCKTSTTIVEQSSDYMVAKVTQQFEGFTKTDFITLVNDGGNWKVSQSINTYK from the coding sequence ATGCTTAAACCTAAAAAAGCGGTAATCAGTCTATCCACAGCAGATCTAGCTATTGTCCATTATGTTGCGGTTATGACAGAGGGACAGTCGGCAGGAGTAGAGCAGTTGTTCACTTCAGATTTTAAACAGAAAGTACAGGCAGCAGAAGATAAGACGAACAGCCGTTCAGAAGTAATTTCATTCTTGAAAAAGCAAAAAGGCGAGCAGTTGAACTGTAAAACAAGCACCACAATCGTTGAGCAGTCCAGTGACTATATGGTTGCAAAAGTGACCCAACAATTTGAAGGATTTACTAAGACCGATTTTATCACCTTGGTCAATGATGGTGGCAACTGGAAAGTATCCCAATCCATCAACACGTATAAGTAA
- a CDS encoding helix-turn-helix domain-containing protein: MVNISIVNFKDILRFNQEAIYDFEESILVADVGIRDLHITRMFPIRTSFFMFVLVEQGTMRIELDYSIHHLSKQDFLLILPEHIYQSISGSPDTRYRLIFVEQAYFETMNRSKNDVLKTSFLNIRKDPVIHLSEEEFKVLASCHERLEHRMPAIHHFKKDIINALLLEYVIEAENMMINHHEHQVKQSNLTRQDIIFHKFLTLLKEDVIHQHHVSFYADKLHITPQYLASVLKQLTGKGTKDWIADALLVEAKIMLQHSQQSVQQISDALNFYDQSTFGKFFKARTGQTPKAYQNL, from the coding sequence ATGGTAAATATATCGATAGTAAATTTCAAAGATATTCTTCGTTTCAATCAAGAAGCTATTTACGATTTTGAAGAGAGTATTCTGGTCGCAGATGTAGGTATTCGTGATTTGCATATTACTCGGATGTTTCCCATAAGAACATCTTTTTTTATGTTCGTGCTCGTTGAACAAGGCACTATGCGTATTGAGCTCGATTATAGCATTCATCATTTATCCAAACAAGATTTTCTTCTTATCCTACCCGAGCATATCTATCAAAGCATATCAGGTAGCCCAGATACCCGATATCGACTTATTTTTGTAGAACAGGCATATTTTGAGACAATGAACAGGTCAAAAAACGATGTGCTAAAAACTAGTTTTTTAAATATCCGTAAAGATCCTGTTATCCATCTTTCGGAGGAGGAATTTAAGGTACTAGCTTCTTGTCATGAAAGACTAGAGCACCGAATGCCGGCCATACATCATTTCAAGAAAGATATCATTAATGCACTCTTGCTGGAATATGTAATCGAGGCCGAAAACATGATGATAAATCATCATGAACATCAGGTAAAACAAAGTAATTTAACCAGGCAGGATATTATTTTTCATAAATTCTTAACATTATTGAAAGAAGATGTCATCCATCAGCACCATGTATCGTTTTACGCTGATAAGCTACATATCACACCCCAGTATTTAGCTTCGGTATTAAAACAGCTTACAGGTAAAGGAACTAAAGATTGGATTGCTGATGCTTTATTGGTGGAAGCGAAAATTATGCTCCAACACTCACAGCAATCTGTACAGCAGATATCCGATGCTCTTAATTTTTACGACCAATCCACATTCGGTAAATTTTTCAAAGCACGTACCGGGCAAACTCCCAAAGCATATCAGAATCTATAA
- a CDS encoding glycoside hydrolase family 43 protein: MITKNLCLSLLIGCWLLLFSTSKAQSNNPLDVAFGDPFVLYDQETDAYYMYGTGGVENGFVAYSSKDLKQWENRGTVYTAQQDKSWGTKDFWAPEVYKRGGKYYMFYSAHWKENPNDELENYRIGIATSTNPTGPFIDLTGRPLFDPGYPIIDGNVYFAEDGRLYLYYSRCCYKNPVQSEIAAWAKQQGMFDEIEESWIYGVELASDFSHVIGEPTLLLRPPVSRDDKQSEWESRSVTSGEVNRRWTEGSYLFKHNNLYYMMYSANHFGGENYAVGYATASNPLGPFEKSATNPILQKNISNGGVVSGTGHNSLLKDKEGKVWCVYHARTTKTGSQRLVFLDELKILPNGQLIVDGPTVKP, translated from the coding sequence ATGATTACTAAAAATTTATGTTTATCCTTATTGATTGGTTGCTGGCTGTTGTTATTCTCCACTTCAAAAGCCCAATCAAATAATCCACTTGATGTTGCTTTTGGTGATCCATTTGTGCTTTACGATCAAGAAACAGATGCCTATTATATGTATGGTACTGGTGGAGTAGAGAATGGTTTTGTAGCGTATTCTTCTAAGGATTTGAAACAATGGGAGAATAGGGGTACAGTGTATACCGCTCAGCAAGATAAAAGCTGGGGGACGAAAGATTTTTGGGCCCCGGAAGTATATAAGCGTGGAGGAAAATACTATATGTTTTATAGTGCACATTGGAAAGAAAATCCGAATGATGAATTAGAAAATTATCGCATTGGTATCGCAACCTCAACCAATCCTACAGGCCCATTTATAGATTTGACAGGTCGTCCCTTATTTGACCCCGGATATCCCATTATTGACGGTAACGTGTACTTTGCTGAAGATGGACGTTTGTATCTTTACTATTCACGATGCTGTTATAAAAATCCAGTTCAGTCGGAGATTGCAGCTTGGGCAAAGCAACAGGGGATGTTTGATGAAATAGAAGAAAGCTGGATATATGGAGTAGAGCTAGCTTCAGATTTTTCACATGTAATTGGAGAGCCAACATTATTGTTACGGCCTCCTGTCTCAAGGGATGATAAGCAATCTGAATGGGAGAGTAGATCTGTGACTTCAGGTGAAGTAAATAGAAGATGGACAGAAGGATCCTATCTATTTAAGCATAACAATCTCTATTACATGATGTACTCCGCAAATCATTTCGGAGGAGAAAATTATGCTGTTGGCTATGCAACAGCCTCCAATCCACTAGGCCCATTCGAAAAGTCTGCAACAAACCCTATATTACAAAAAAACATATCCAATGGAGGTGTTGTTTCAGGGACGGGGCACAACAGTCTTTTGAAAGATAAAGAAGGTAAAGTATGGTGTGTATATCATGCCCGCACGACTAAAACAGGCAGTCAGCGCTTAGTATTCTTAGATGAACTGAAAATTTTACCTAACGGTCAGCTTATAGTGGACGGTCCAACTGTTAAACCTTAA
- a CDS encoding DUF2251 domain-containing protein, with the protein MNDRPQVVLYEEQVFSIGQDTFIDSTAENNNAVVFEDNNETGYFYAIGRNNDKLDVLDALHIYNVANVTDKEKPSTLKILWSEDLTKAFLSINNYYHAVFDFENKAGYCRTGFPKSSNKWTLIAERHLTDDLLIELSRNKN; encoded by the coding sequence ATGAATGATAGACCTCAGGTAGTACTTTATGAAGAGCAGGTTTTCTCAATCGGTCAAGATACTTTTATAGACTCTACTGCTGAAAATAATAATGCAGTTGTATTTGAAGACAATAATGAAACAGGATATTTTTATGCCATCGGCAGAAATAACGATAAGTTGGATGTTTTAGATGCTTTGCACATTTATAATGTTGCGAATGTTACTGATAAAGAGAAGCCTTCAACTTTGAAAATTCTATGGTCTGAAGATCTTACTAAAGCTTTTTTATCTATTAACAATTATTATCATGCCGTTTTTGATTTTGAAAATAAAGCAGGTTACTGCAGAACTGGCTTTCCAAAATCAAGTAATAAATGGACATTAATTGCTGAAAGACATTTGACTGATGATCTGCTCATAGAATTATCAAGAAACAAAAATTAA
- a CDS encoding VOC family protein, which produces MLRIVPNIYSNDIEKSKQFYTDFLGMDLAMDMDWILTFVSKENPTAQISIFKNNKNNPLDNSAIFLSIEVSDIDNFFERAKNQKIEIVYPITNESWGVRRFFVKDPNGVTINLLTHL; this is translated from the coding sequence ATGCTAAGAATTGTTCCAAATATTTATTCAAACGACATAGAGAAAAGCAAGCAATTCTATACTGATTTCTTAGGAATGGACTTAGCGATGGATATGGATTGGATATTAACTTTCGTATCAAAAGAAAACCCAACAGCACAAATTTCTATTTTCAAAAACAACAAAAACAATCCTTTAGATAACTCGGCAATATTTTTATCAATTGAGGTTTCGGATATAGATAACTTTTTTGAACGTGCCAAAAATCAAAAAATTGAAATTGTGTATCCTATAACCAATGAAAGTTGGGGAGTAAGACGATTTTTTGTAAAAGACCCAAATGGAGTAACTATTAATTTATTGACCCATTTATAA